Within Metabacillus sp. KUDC1714, the genomic segment GAGGCACCAGACGAAGAAGAACAAAAAGAGCCAATCCTTGAGTACAATTTTGAAGAAACAACAACTGACAACACGATTCAGGATGATTCAGGCAACAACTATACTGGTACGTTGAATGGTAATGCAACTTATGTGACAGATGAAGAAAAAGACTCTAAGGTATTATCTCTTGACGGTACGACTAATACATTTGCTGCCTTCCCAACCGGTTTCTTTGATGGCAGAGATACAGTATCTATTTCCATGGATATGAAGGCGGAAACAGTATCAGGAAACTTCTTTACCTTTTCAGTAGGTAAGAATGACCAAAAATATATGTTCTTAAGAACACGTGATAGTGAAATAAGAAATGCCATTACGGTAAACAGTTGGTCTAGCGAGCAGGAGGTTAAAACGAATACATCTTCCATTAAGAACAAGTGGATGAATATCAAACTTGTCATGACACCTACAAGTATGAAGATGTATAAGGATGGTATTCTTGTAGCTGAAAATAACAATGTAACAGTGGCAATGAAAGACTTAGGAGCAGATTTATCAGCATACTTAGGGAAATCCTTCTATTCTGGAGATCAATACTTTAAAGGATCTTTCGACAATGTAAAGATTTATAATCGTGCGCTCTCAGAAGCTGAGATCCTTGAAATGAGCATTGAACCGACTGGTATTGGAAACTTTGAAGTTCCTGGTCAAAAGGGTCAAGCTGAAATTGATAAGAAAGCTCATACAATTGCTGTTCCTATTAAAGAGGGGCAAGATATAGATATTACAAAATTAACACCGGCGATTACCCTTTTACCAGGTTCTACAGTGAGTCCAGCATCAGGTGAAACACAAGATTTTACAAACCCTGTTACATATACAGTGACAGACAAAGATGGAAACAAGCAGGAATGGACTGTGAAATTGAAGATGTATCCATCAGGTACATTGCCAGGACTTTATGCAGATCCACAAATCGCTGTTTTTGGAGATACGTATTATATTTATCCTACAACAGATGGATTTGATGGCTGGTCAGGTTCACAATTTAAAGCGTTTTCTTCAAAGGATTTAATCAATTGGAAGGATGAAGGTGTTATTTTAGATCTTGCAACAGATGATGTGACTTGGGCAGATAATCGTGCTTGGGCGCCTACCATTACAGAAAAAGATGGGACGTATTATTACTACTTCTCTGCAGACGCCAACATAGGTGTAGCAACATCTACATCTCCAACAGGACCGTTTAAAGATGCTCTAGATAAACCATTAGTGCCAAGTGGAATATATCCAGGCCAAGCCATTGACCCCTATGCATTTAAAGATGATGATGGACAGTATTACTTTTATTGGGGGAATGGAAATTTATTTGGTGCGAAGCTAAACGATGATATGGTTTCATTTGCCCAGGATCCAGTGAATATGACACCTGCGAATTTTAGAGAGGCTCCTGTTGTTTTTAAGCGGGATGGTATTTATTACTTAATGTGGTCAGAAGATGATACTGGTAGTGAGAACTATCAAGTTGCATATGCAACAGGATCATCTCCAATGGGGCCTTGGACGAAGAAAGGTGTCATTCTTAGTAAAGATTTAAGCCTTGGAATCAAAGGACCTGGTCATCACTCTGTATTAAACATACCGAACACAGATGATTATTATATTGTTTATGCAAGGCATGCCATTCCTGATGGTAACGGTTTTAACCGTGAAGTTGTCATTGATAAGATGGAATTTAACACGGATGGTTCGATCAAACAAGTTAAACCAACATTAAACGGTATTACTGAACCTGTTTATATAGAAAAAGGAGATACAGAAAGTCCAGTAGGTCACTTTACAATTAGTTCTGGCGCGGAGTATACAAATAAGTCAGCTGTTACCTTATCTCTTGAAGCAACGGATGACAGTAGTGGAGTTCATCAAGTTCGCTACTCAACTGACGCTAAAGAATGGACAGAATGGGAAGCGTATACAACTTCAAAAGAATATACGTTACCATCTGGTGATGGTGATAAGACAGTATATGTTGAATTTAAAGATCAAGCTGGAAATGTAAGTGAAACATATCAACAAAAAATCATATTAGATACGACTGCTCCTGTAATAAAATTTAACGGTCATCAAGATTCCTATACGATCGATTCGTCTATTAAGATTTCTTGCAAGATAGACGATGAGTTGTCAGGAGTAGCTTCTAAAGAATGTTCAAGTGTTGAAGGACCAGCATATAGCTTTGAAGTAGGAGTAAATAAGGTCACTGCTTCTGCAACTGATAAAGCTGGTAATAAAACAGATGTTGAGATCCAATTTACAGTAACAGTTGACTTTGATAGTTTAAGTCGATTAACAGAAGCTTTTGTAACAAAACAAGGAGTTGTAGATTCACTAACAAAAAAGCTTCAAGCGGCAAAAGCATCAGCAGCCAAGGGAAATAAAGAGGCATTTGCTGGTCAACTAAATGCTTATAAAAACCAACTCAATGCTCAAAGCGGGAAAGTCATTACCGAACAAGATAGTCATCTATTAGTATCTTTCGCTGATCTACTAAAAAAGTAATATATTTATAGGTTAGATTCAACAGGTACAAATATCAAAACAGAAGGAAGCACATATTTGATATAGATAAAATGTGCTTCCTTTTATTATCTGTTTTTATTGGAAATGAACCTTTTTGTGAAATGAAAAGGCATAGCAACAAAGTTTGTGAACAGCCAATATTAAAGAAGCATGTAACTAAACATATATTACTTTGGGAGGTATAAATAGAGTGATTTTCAAAAATAGTAAACTATTAGTCTTAGCTGCGATACTCCTGTGGAGTAGTTTGTTTTCTCAACAGGCAATATTAGCAGTAGAAGAATCGAAAGTGGGTAATGACGAACACCTTTTAGCACACTACCCTTTAATTAAAGATCTTAAAGATGTTTCAGGTAACGAAAAACATGGAGAAGCTGTTGGGAATATCACCTATACAGATGGCTTAACTTTACCTGGTGGAACGAATAGTAATACAAATTACGTTAAGTTACCAGATGGATTATTCGATCATCAAGATAGTTTAACCATTTCTACGTGGCTGAAAAGTAACACAGGTAGTGGAAATTATTCAGCATTGTTTTTCGGAACACCGGCAAATGCAAGTAAAGTTCCTGAAAACTATTGGTTATTCAACCCAACAAATCCAAGCGGTAACTTTAAATCGGTATTTACCAACTCCTTAAACAGCAGTGCCCCTTGGAGTACCGAAGTTGGGGTAACATCAACAAATACAACAGCTAACAATGGAAAATGGACCCACTATACGACTGTTATCACTCCTAATTCTGTAACCGGATACATCAATGGGGAGAAAATAGGTACTGTCAATAAAACGAGAACAACTAGTGACTTTGGTACTGAATTAAATGCATATATAGGGAGATCAAATTATATAAATGACCATACGTTTGCAGGTTCCTTCCAAGATCTACGTATCTATGGGGATGCTTTAGACGATATGAATGTGAGTAACGTATATGAGGAGTCTGTCAATCAGTTATCACTACACCAGGACAAGAATAACCTTACTTTGGGTGATACTTCCACCGTTTTTGGCAATTTAAGCTTACCTACAAAGGGTAGTAATGGTTCCACCATCTCTTGGAAGTCTAGTAATGAAAATATCATTTCAAATGCTGGTGTCATTACATTAAGTGATGAAGAACAGACAGCAAAACTAACAGCAACACTTGAGATAAATGGTTACAAAGCCACAAAGGAATTTACGATAACGCTTGTTTCTTTAGCTAATGTTACTGAAACGATTGAAAAAAAGTTATACATTCCATATGTACTTACAGAGGATGATGAGTTGCCTACTACTAGTGGCGTAGCCTCTATTTCCTGGGAAAGTAGTGATATGTCGATTATTGACAAAGACGGAAACATTCATTCGCCTTCAGAAGGCATGAAGGAAGTCTCATTAACTGCTACGATTTCTTATAAAGACCAACAAACAAAAAAAGAATTTCATGTAAAAGTAATTGAATCGTCTGCAGCTTATATTCTAAGCTATCATCGTGCTGGTGGCAGTGTTGTCACAGATGCTATGCACTTGGGTTATAGTGAAGATGGAGAGAACTATACTGCTTTAAATAATAATACAGGTGTCTTATTTGCAAATGCTGATTTTAATGCTGGGAGCGCAAAAGAAGGTCTAACAAAAAAATTAGTGAATCCCTACATTTTTAGAATGAAGGACGGAACTTTTGGTGTCATTGCTACAAGATCCACCAAGGGTGGTTCTCAAAGCCAAGCTGAACAGTCATCTATTTTATTATTTAAATCAGAAGATTTAATTTCATATGAAGAAGTAGGTTTAGTATCACTAAACACAAATGAAACAGTCGTTAAGCCAATTGCTGAATATGACCCTTCTTCAGATGAATATCGTATTGAATGGAAAACGTCAACTGGAAAGAGCTACTTTAATACAACACAAGATTTTAAAACTGTTAGTGAGCCGAAAGAAGGAGCTAAGTTTCAAATAAATGAAGTGAATACAAATATTGCTAATTCCATTCCTAGTAATCGCATTGTAGTTACAAAGGCTGAAGCTAAAGTAATAACGAAAAAATTAGCAAAGGTAACCAATACGAGTGTTTCGAACATTGAAGTTAACGTAGAAAACAATCAAGAATTTACGTTTGCTGATCTCAAAAATATGAAAGTTACTGCTTCTTATAGTGATGGTTCAACAGCAGAAAAGTTTGTGAATTGGAATGAGGAGCAGTTTACGCAAAATGATTTTAGCATGCCGGGTACTTATTCAGTTAGCGGAACTGTCAAACAAACAGATTATCCAAAAGAGATGATAAAAGGGTATGCAGATCCAAATGTCATTAAGTATAACGATAAATACTATTTGATAGCTACTAGTGAAAGCGGATTCAATTACTTAGATGTTCGGGAAGCAGACACAATATTAGACTTAAAAGATGCACCAGTTAATAGAATATTCAACCGTAATCCATCAGGAGAATTATCTGGTTCCCTATGGGCGCCTGAATTCCATATAATAGATGGTGATTTATATGTATTCTTTGCCGGTGGCAGTCCGCATTGGTATACCGTTCAATCTTATGTAATGAAGTTAAAGGATGGTGGAAATCCAATCTCACCATCAGACTGGGAAACACCAAAAAGGGTACTCAAAAAAGATGGAGAACTCCTTTCCACATCAGGTCTCACTTATGATATGACCTATTTCGAGCATAAAAATGAACATTATGTCATTTATAATTATGGAGGTCCGGCTGGAACACCGGATGAAATTTCTACTCTTTTAATTGCAAAGATTAATCCTGAAGAACCATGGAAGTTAACGACTGAGCCTGTTGTTATAAACAAACCTAATTTTGGATGGGAGCGTCTAACAACAGAGGTTGTAGAAGGATCATTTATCCTAAAACATGGAGATAAAGTATTTCTCACTTATTCAGCTTCAGGAGTAGATACTACCTATTCAATAGGTATGTTAACAGCAAATGAAGAAAGTGATTTATTAGACCCTGCATCCTGGACAAAAAATAGTTATCCGCTTCTAAACTCAGAATCTGTACCTGGAGAATATGGACCAGGACATAATTCATATACACTAGATGAGGATGGAAATTTGATTAACATTTATCACACGATGCCTGCTGGGGGAGGTCAACGAAATATATCTGCAAGAATCGTACACTGGTCAACGGACGGGACACCAGTTTTAGATATGATACCTGAAAGAGAGATTCTTCCTGAAAATAGAACGGTGACTGCTACGATCATTATAGGAGAATCAGAACAAAAAGACACAGAAAGTCCAGTAGGTCAAGTTTCTCTTAACTCTGGTGCCGAATACACAAATGAAAGAACTGTCACCTTATCTCTTGAGGCAACGGATGATAGCAGTGGAGTGCATCAAGTGCGCTATTCAACTGACGGAAAAGAGTGGACAGATTGGGAAGCATACACAACATCAAAAGAATTGAAGTTACCTTCTGAAGATGGAGAGAAGACTGTATTTGTTGAATTTAAAGATCAAGCCGGAAATGTCAGTGAAACATACCAAGAAAAGATTATTCTTGATACAACAGCTCCTGTCATCCAATTGATCGGTCATCAAGATTCTTATTCGATCGATTCGTCAATTACGATTACTTGCAAGATCGTGGATGAGCTGTCAGGAATAGCTTCTAAAGAATGCCCAAATGTGGAAGGACCGGCCTATAAGTTTGAGGTAGGAGTCAATAAATTTACAACTTTAGCAACCGACAAAGCAGGAAATACAACAGAAGTTGAATTCCAATTTACAGTAACGGTCGATTTTGATAGTTTAAGCCGATTAACGGAAGCCTTTGTGACAAAACAAGGTGTCGCAGATTCTCTGACGAAAAAGCTGCAAACAGCAAAAGCATCAGCAACCAAAGGAAATACAAAGGCGTTGAATGGACAGCTAAATGCTTACAATCATCAACTCCATGCTCAAAGCGGGAAGGCTATTGCTGAACAAGATAGTAATCTATTAAGATCTTTTGCGGATCTTTTAAAAAAATAATCGTAATCGGTTAGATAAAAGATGAATACAGGAAGGAAGCACATATTCGTAATAGTTGAAATGTGCTTTCCTTCGTTATCTTTCCTGATTACACAATAAAAACAATCATATAAAAACTTTCCAAGCGGATATGAACTTGATTTAACCGCAGGTGAAGGATTTTTCCTGTCGTGATTTTCTCAATTTAGTTCTCCGGGAAAGTTTGAAAAATGGGAATATTTAATATATAGTTAGTTTATAGAATAAACAAACTTAATCAATCAGACCTCTATGTGACTCTAGTAGGGATAAAATGGTAACGAGGAAAAATGAAAGCGCTATAATGAAGGGTGCTGATTGATCTAGTGCCTTTTTGAATGGAGGAATGATTACGGTGGCTTTCAAAGTATTCTTAGTAGATGATGATCGATATGTTCGTAAAGGATTGATGAATCTTATTGATTGGGAAGGCTGTGGTTTTGAAGTTTGTGCAGAAGCAGATAATGGGGAAGATGCTTTGGAGTATATTCAGAAGTTTCATCCAGATTTAGTCATTACAGACATTAAGATGCCTGTCTTAGATGGTCTGGAATTAATAAAACATACAGTTGAACTTAAAAAGACAAACCCAAATTTCATTATTATTAGTGGGTATAGTGATTTTAACTATGCCCAAAGAGCTGTTAAGTATGGTGTACATGATTTTATCTTAAAACCAGTAGATAAAGAGGAAATTGAAGAGACACTTAGAAAGGTAGCAGATAAGTATACGAAAGAATTACAGTTAAACAGAAACAGAGAAAATATTGTTGCAGAGACTGCGTTCAATGATTTATTAACAATCGAACTTGAAGAAGATCTCCGCCAAGATTGTGTGAAAAAACTGAATATTGATCAAACAATTGGATTTGCCTATATCATCATAGAAATAAATAATGTGGCTGTAAATACGATAAAGATTCGTGAAATTATTAGTAGAACTATTCATGGTGAGGCTGTAAATTCTACTACTTTGTTTCGTGAACACGGAAGTAACCGAATAGGCCTACTAGTCACAAATAAAGAAATTCAACCATTTAGCGGGGGGATTTTTCATTTTTCAGAAATAGTAAAGGCTCAGCTCACGATACATTTACAAACAGATGTCACCATCTACGTCGGAAGGATTGTAGATGATGCAATTGATATAAAGGAATCATATGAAACGGCAATAAAAGCTCTGCAATTTAAGTATGTGGAAGCATCCGAAAAACCGATCGTATATGGTAACACAAAAAATAGGTCTGTTAATTACATTGAGCTTGATCAAACACAATACCAATCGTTAATGGAACATATCGAAGAAAATCTAATCTCTGAGATTAGAAAAGATGTTGTCATGATGTTTGAACAGTTTCAAGAAGAGGCTTTCGCAAAAGATGCAGTAAGGACTTCTATAAATCGGGTAGTTCATGAAGTGGTGAAAACCTTACAGTCGATGGATGGAGATGAAAAAAATTTAACTACACTACAGAACATGTTAAATTGGGACAACCTGCCTAGTACTTTGATTGAGATTAAGAACATGTTTCTAGACTTTTTATTAGAGGCAGCTGGACTGTTAAATCGACTGAACAAGGAGTGTGGTTCAGGAAACATACGAAGGATCAAAAAATATGTTGATACACACTATAAAAATGATCTTACATTGAAACATATAGCGAATACATTTTATATGAACCCGGTTTACATGGGGCAGTTATTTAAAAAAACATATGGCATGTATTTTAAAGAATATATTCTACAAGTCCGAATAAATGAAGCGAAAAAACAATTAAGACAGACCGATTTGCGTATCTATCAGGTAGCAGAAAGTGTGGGCTTTTCAAATCCTGATTACTTTGTCACTCAATTTGAGAAAACGACTGGTATGACCCCAACTCAATATCGAAAAAAACTATAAAGGAAGATTTTGAGATGGAGATAAAATGAATCTATTCAATT encodes:
- a CDS encoding response regulator transcription factor; this translates as MAFKVFLVDDDRYVRKGLMNLIDWEGCGFEVCAEADNGEDALEYIQKFHPDLVITDIKMPVLDGLELIKHTVELKKTNPNFIIISGYSDFNYAQRAVKYGVHDFILKPVDKEEIEETLRKVADKYTKELQLNRNRENIVAETAFNDLLTIELEEDLRQDCVKKLNIDQTIGFAYIIIEINNVAVNTIKIREIISRTIHGEAVNSTTLFREHGSNRIGLLVTNKEIQPFSGGIFHFSEIVKAQLTIHLQTDVTIYVGRIVDDAIDIKESYETAIKALQFKYVEASEKPIVYGNTKNRSVNYIELDQTQYQSLMEHIEENLISEIRKDVVMMFEQFQEEAFAKDAVRTSINRVVHEVVKTLQSMDGDEKNLTTLQNMLNWDNLPSTLIEIKNMFLDFLLEAAGLLNRLNKECGSGNIRRIKKYVDTHYKNDLTLKHIANTFYMNPVYMGQLFKKTYGMYFKEYILQVRINEAKKQLRQTDLRIYQVAESVGFSNPDYFVTQFEKTTGMTPTQYRKKL
- a CDS encoding family 43 glycosylhydrolase, translating into MKGKKWLSLFITIVIIISLLPIPVIQAEEIVKVEDSLIAHYDMSIANGKLTDVTNSGFDAEYVGFTEGDFLEEENDKILNFTGDKSKYVKLPLGIIDDETFTIETTFSTSTSAAHWLYSIGNKTGVWPNVKNYIFLNPKQGNGNVRFGIKNSDKELLFQNATIHSGEKNTFTTTFKEGEISLYLNGEPVGTLPHTYSVMDILKEGVDPTANSIGFIGKSLFEPDAAFTGKLADFKVYNYTLSAEEVKQNVTLTDVEIVELAKANLKIPNADDIRGNITLPTSSDKGASITWETDSPDVVSVNKEENENYDDIPAGVVTRQDSDTQVKLTATIHSGQVSDTKQILLTVKAKTDKKNFTNYLMTHFTGEHDIGEQIYFASSSDGLIWKDLNESNPVLMSDIGEKGVRDPYILRSQEGDKFYLIATDLRIANGKGWGAAQTAGSKSLIIWESTDLVNWSEPRMVEVAPPNAGDAWAPEAFYDEKTGEYVVFWASTTSNEQGEFEPHNIYYAKTRDFYTFTEPKVFIDRPGDTHIIDTTIIKENDMYYRYSGDGQITIEKSNQILGTWSKLGTIEDSTGLTGRDVEGPLIFKFNDREEWNLMVDQYSTGKGYLPLLTTELSSGQFTKLTTSVYSLGSNKKRHGSVLPITQEEFEAVMAKWNKVVEAPDEEEQKEPILEYNFEETTTDNTIQDDSGNNYTGTLNGNATYVTDEEKDSKVLSLDGTTNTFAAFPTGFFDGRDTVSISMDMKAETVSGNFFTFSVGKNDQKYMFLRTRDSEIRNAITVNSWSSEQEVKTNTSSIKNKWMNIKLVMTPTSMKMYKDGILVAENNNVTVAMKDLGADLSAYLGKSFYSGDQYFKGSFDNVKIYNRALSEAEILEMSIEPTGIGNFEVPGQKGQAEIDKKAHTIAVPIKEGQDIDITKLTPAITLLPGSTVSPASGETQDFTNPVTYTVTDKDGNKQEWTVKLKMYPSGTLPGLYADPQIAVFGDTYYIYPTTDGFDGWSGSQFKAFSSKDLINWKDEGVILDLATDDVTWADNRAWAPTITEKDGTYYYYFSADANIGVATSTSPTGPFKDALDKPLVPSGIYPGQAIDPYAFKDDDGQYYFYWGNGNLFGAKLNDDMVSFAQDPVNMTPANFREAPVVFKRDGIYYLMWSEDDTGSENYQVAYATGSSPMGPWTKKGVILSKDLSLGIKGPGHHSVLNIPNTDDYYIVYARHAIPDGNGFNREVVIDKMEFNTDGSIKQVKPTLNGITEPVYIEKGDTESPVGHFTISSGAEYTNKSAVTLSLEATDDSSGVHQVRYSTDAKEWTEWEAYTTSKEYTLPSGDGDKTVYVEFKDQAGNVSETYQQKIILDTTAPVIKFNGHQDSYTIDSSIKISCKIDDELSGVASKECSSVEGPAYSFEVGVNKVTASATDKAGNKTDVEIQFTVTVDFDSLSRLTEAFVTKQGVVDSLTKKLQAAKASAAKGNKEAFAGQLNAYKNQLNAQSGKVITEQDSHLLVSFADLLKK
- a CDS encoding family 43 glycosylhydrolase, with amino-acid sequence MIFKNSKLLVLAAILLWSSLFSQQAILAVEESKVGNDEHLLAHYPLIKDLKDVSGNEKHGEAVGNITYTDGLTLPGGTNSNTNYVKLPDGLFDHQDSLTISTWLKSNTGSGNYSALFFGTPANASKVPENYWLFNPTNPSGNFKSVFTNSLNSSAPWSTEVGVTSTNTTANNGKWTHYTTVITPNSVTGYINGEKIGTVNKTRTTSDFGTELNAYIGRSNYINDHTFAGSFQDLRIYGDALDDMNVSNVYEESVNQLSLHQDKNNLTLGDTSTVFGNLSLPTKGSNGSTISWKSSNENIISNAGVITLSDEEQTAKLTATLEINGYKATKEFTITLVSLANVTETIEKKLYIPYVLTEDDELPTTSGVASISWESSDMSIIDKDGNIHSPSEGMKEVSLTATISYKDQQTKKEFHVKVIESSAAYILSYHRAGGSVVTDAMHLGYSEDGENYTALNNNTGVLFANADFNAGSAKEGLTKKLVNPYIFRMKDGTFGVIATRSTKGGSQSQAEQSSILLFKSEDLISYEEVGLVSLNTNETVVKPIAEYDPSSDEYRIEWKTSTGKSYFNTTQDFKTVSEPKEGAKFQINEVNTNIANSIPSNRIVVTKAEAKVITKKLAKVTNTSVSNIEVNVENNQEFTFADLKNMKVTASYSDGSTAEKFVNWNEEQFTQNDFSMPGTYSVSGTVKQTDYPKEMIKGYADPNVIKYNDKYYLIATSESGFNYLDVREADTILDLKDAPVNRIFNRNPSGELSGSLWAPEFHIIDGDLYVFFAGGSPHWYTVQSYVMKLKDGGNPISPSDWETPKRVLKKDGELLSTSGLTYDMTYFEHKNEHYVIYNYGGPAGTPDEISTLLIAKINPEEPWKLTTEPVVINKPNFGWERLTTEVVEGSFILKHGDKVFLTYSASGVDTTYSIGMLTANEESDLLDPASWTKNSYPLLNSESVPGEYGPGHNSYTLDEDGNLINIYHTMPAGGGQRNISARIVHWSTDGTPVLDMIPEREILPENRTVTATIIIGESEQKDTESPVGQVSLNSGAEYTNERTVTLSLEATDDSSGVHQVRYSTDGKEWTDWEAYTTSKELKLPSEDGEKTVFVEFKDQAGNVSETYQEKIILDTTAPVIQLIGHQDSYSIDSSITITCKIVDELSGIASKECPNVEGPAYKFEVGVNKFTTLATDKAGNTTEVEFQFTVTVDFDSLSRLTEAFVTKQGVADSLTKKLQTAKASATKGNTKALNGQLNAYNHQLHAQSGKAIAEQDSNLLRSFADLLKK